The Vallitalea longa genome includes a region encoding these proteins:
- a CDS encoding glycosyltransferase family 4 protein, which produces MFDSLKGIDSNLIYIIAFVIAFAIACLTTPLSKKFAYKVGAIDMPKARGMHTKPMPLAGGISIVLGFIITVAIIAPSIDDLELKHLIGLILGGAVITIVGLLDDIYDLPAKLKLFFQILAALIVIFTGTTIQAVSWPWAPHGVILLGSFSNVITIIWIIGVTNAVNLIDGLDGLATGISSIAALCLMFISILHGETTAILLTAALAGSCLGFLPHNFSPATIYMGDTGSTFLGFTLSVISIQGLIKSYTAITIIIAVLILGLPIFDTFFAILRRLANGKPVMQADRGHLHHRLVDRGYSHKRAVLTLYGISGGFGIAGILIAMNDIAFAIIIIAIIIAVWLLDTIVRKIKAKEK; this is translated from the coding sequence ATGTTTGATTCTCTAAAAGGCATAGATAGCAACTTAATTTATATCATCGCTTTTGTAATTGCCTTTGCCATAGCGTGTTTAACTACACCACTTAGCAAAAAATTTGCTTATAAAGTTGGTGCAATCGATATGCCAAAAGCTAGAGGTATGCATACAAAACCAATGCCTTTAGCAGGAGGAATTTCTATTGTACTTGGATTTATAATAACAGTAGCTATCATTGCTCCTTCAATTGATGATTTAGAATTAAAACATTTAATTGGATTGATATTAGGTGGAGCTGTAATTACAATCGTTGGATTGTTGGATGATATTTATGATTTACCAGCTAAGTTGAAATTGTTTTTCCAAATATTAGCTGCTTTGATTGTAATATTTACAGGAACTACGATCCAAGCAGTAAGCTGGCCATGGGCACCTCATGGTGTTATTTTACTTGGTTCTTTTAGTAATGTTATAACAATTATTTGGATTATAGGTGTAACTAATGCAGTTAATCTGATAGATGGGCTAGATGGTCTAGCTACAGGAATATCTTCTATTGCAGCGTTATGTTTGATGTTTATATCTATATTACATGGTGAAACAACTGCTATACTTTTAACAGCTGCCCTTGCAGGTTCATGTTTAGGCTTCTTACCTCATAACTTTAGTCCTGCAACTATATATATGGGTGATACTGGTTCAACCTTTTTAGGATTTACTTTGTCAGTGATTTCTATTCAAGGACTTATTAAAAGTTATACTGCAATAACAATCATCATAGCTGTTTTAATATTAGGATTACCTATTTTTGATACATTTTTCGCTATACTTAGAAGATTAGCTAATGGAAAACCTGTTATGCAGGCGGATCGGGGTCATCTCCATCATAGACTTGTGGATAGAGGTTACAGCCATAAGAGAGCGGTACTTACATTGTATGGTATTAGTGGAGGATTTGGTATAGCAGGAATCCTTATTGCTATGAATGATATTGCTTTTGC
- a CDS encoding deoxycytidylate deaminase, giving the protein MRPSWDEYFMDIVEIIKGRSTCLRRKVGAVIVKDRRILTTGYNGAPSGCKHCEEVGCLREELGIPSGQRHELCRASHAEQNAIVQAAMHGVSIDGGTIYVTDQPCVICSKLIINAGLKRVVFKGSYPDELSMELLKEAGIIVDKYE; this is encoded by the coding sequence ATGAGACCATCTTGGGATGAATATTTTATGGATATTGTTGAAATTATTAAAGGGAGATCAACTTGTCTAAGAAGAAAAGTAGGAGCTGTCATAGTAAAAGACAGACGAATTCTTACAACAGGTTATAATGGTGCACCATCTGGTTGTAAGCATTGTGAAGAAGTGGGATGTTTACGAGAAGAATTAGGTATTCCTTCTGGTCAGAGACATGAACTCTGTAGAGCTTCTCATGCTGAACAGAATGCAATAGTACAAGCTGCTATGCATGGAGTTTCAATTGATGGTGGTACTATATATGTTACAGACCAACCATGTGTAATATGTTCCAAGTTAATTATTAATGCTGGTTTGAAAAGAGTAGTTTTTAAAGGATCGTATCCAGACGAACTCTCCATGGAGCTTTTAAAAGAAGCAGGCATTATTGTAGATAAATATGAATAA
- a CDS encoding L-threonylcarbamoyladenylate synthase: METIIRRVDVNNIDNNIIVEAAEILKKGQLVAFPTETVYGIGANALDINAVEKIYKAKGRPSDNPLIVHVADKEDVKRYVLNINSTAQKLMDEFWPGPLTLIFEKKDIIPDKITGGLSTVAIRMPSHVIARNIIRSSGLPIAAPSANVSGKPSPTKAEHVINDLSGKVDMIVDGGFCKIGLESTVVDVSESVPTILRPGGVTKEMLEDVIGLVKVDPAIKSNNKDIVPKAPGMKYRHYAPNADLTIFKGETHNVISHINNLVSMEEEKGTKVGIIATKQTQNDFECVNIINIGDKKNPKEIAANLFKVLRDFDDMNVDVIYCEAFSIKDIGTATMNRLMKAAGNKVIDID; the protein is encoded by the coding sequence ATGGAGACAATAATTCGCAGAGTAGACGTTAATAATATTGATAATAATATAATTGTAGAGGCAGCAGAAATATTAAAAAAAGGACAACTAGTTGCATTCCCCACTGAAACAGTATATGGAATAGGGGCTAATGCTTTGGATATTAACGCAGTAGAAAAAATATATAAAGCAAAAGGAAGACCTTCTGATAATCCGTTAATTGTACATGTTGCTGATAAGGAAGATGTTAAAAGATATGTATTGAATATTAATTCTACAGCCCAAAAATTAATGGACGAATTTTGGCCAGGACCTTTAACTCTAATTTTTGAAAAAAAAGATATCATTCCTGATAAAATAACAGGAGGGCTTTCAACGGTAGCTATTAGAATGCCTTCTCATGTAATTGCAAGAAATATAATACGATCTTCAGGGCTACCTATAGCCGCTCCAAGTGCTAATGTATCTGGAAAACCAAGTCCCACAAAGGCTGAACATGTAATAAATGATCTATCTGGAAAAGTGGATATGATTGTTGATGGTGGCTTTTGTAAGATTGGTCTTGAATCTACGGTAGTTGATGTGTCTGAAAGTGTTCCAACAATCCTAAGACCAGGTGGAGTAACAAAAGAAATGTTAGAAGATGTTATAGGTTTAGTTAAAGTGGATCCGGCTATTAAATCAAACAATAAGGATATAGTTCCAAAAGCACCTGGTATGAAATACAGGCATTATGCGCCCAATGCAGATTTAACTATATTTAAAGGGGAAACTCATAATGTGATTTCTCATATAAATAATTTGGTTAGTATGGAAGAAGAGAAAGGAACTAAAGTAGGTATTATAGCTACTAAACAAACCCAAAATGATTTTGAATGTGTTAATATAATAAATATAGGAGATAAAAAAAATCCTAAAGAGATAGCAGCTAATTTATTTAAAGTGCTTAGAGACTTTGATGATATGAATGTAGATGTAATCTATTGTGAAGCTTTTTCAATAAAAGACATCGGTACAGCTACTATGAACAGGTTAATGAAAGCAGCTGGTAATAAAGTTATAGATATTGATTAG
- the rpiB gene encoding ribose 5-phosphate isomerase B: MIAIGSDHGGFQLKQEIIEYLEANKVEYKDYGCYDEKSCDYPDFAKKVCNAIVNKECEKGILICGTGIGISITANKIKGIRAALCHDCFSAKATREHNNANILALGGRIVGSELAKMIVDIFLNTEFSNDERHIRRINKIESN, from the coding sequence ATGATAGCAATTGGTAGTGACCACGGTGGATTTCAATTAAAACAAGAAATTATTGAATATTTAGAAGCTAATAAGGTTGAATATAAAGATTATGGATGTTATGATGAAAAATCATGTGATTATCCTGATTTTGCAAAAAAAGTTTGTAATGCTATTGTAAATAAAGAATGCGAAAAGGGAATACTAATATGTGGAACAGGTATCGGTATTTCAATAACAGCTAACAAAATAAAAGGCATCAGAGCAGCATTGTGCCATGATTGCTTTTCTGCAAAAGCAACTAGAGAGCATAATAATGCTAATATATTAGCTCTTGGTGGAAGAATTGTTGGTAGTGAATTAGCAAAAATGATTGTTGATATATTTTTGAATACAGAGTTTTCTAATGATGAAAGACATATTAGAAGAATAAATAAAATTGAATCAAATTAA
- a CDS encoding CPBP family intramembrane glutamic endopeptidase — protein sequence MNRFRAFFNSIVFVIISKLIQILAVFIAGIYFTVRFPMVRDNKQDLNSFFESNSLLITLIAWVVTFSVFLIIYLVSKKNMAYETKLDKGLSIKMVIICIICGIGINISIDGILTLINIYDLVPKYEQLMTSISNNEFYATIICVGILSPIFEELLYRGIILNKLRTGFSVFGAVMIQAIFFGIGHMNLVQGTYAFLIGIIFGYVVIWTGSLYSSIILHITINVLSAVITNVQIQNMDFNYLITIIVTGVLLTIIGLRIIYAMRQNEENKVTEFMD from the coding sequence ATGAACAGATTTAGAGCTTTTTTCAATAGCATAGTATTTGTCATCATTTCTAAGCTGATACAAATACTAGCTGTTTTTATTGCGGGTATTTATTTTACAGTAAGATTTCCTATGGTTAGAGATAATAAACAAGATCTGAACAGTTTTTTTGAATCGAATTCTTTATTGATTACCTTAATTGCATGGGTAGTCACATTTAGTGTTTTTCTAATAATCTATCTAGTCAGTAAGAAGAATATGGCATATGAAACCAAATTAGATAAAGGACTTTCGATTAAAATGGTAATCATATGCATAATCTGTGGAATAGGTATTAATATATCAATTGATGGTATACTAACATTAATAAATATCTACGACTTAGTACCAAAATATGAACAACTGATGACTAGTATATCCAATAATGAGTTTTATGCGACTATAATATGTGTAGGAATACTTTCTCCTATTTTTGAAGAATTATTATATAGGGGAATTATATTAAACAAATTAAGAACGGGATTCAGTGTTTTTGGAGCCGTAATGATACAAGCTATATTTTTTGGTATAGGTCATATGAATTTAGTTCAAGGTACATATGCATTTCTGATTGGTATCATATTTGGTTATGTGGTCATATGGACTGGAAGTTTATATAGCTCAATCATTCTTCATATAACAATTAATGTTCTTAGTGCGGTTATCACTAATGTACAGATTCAGAATATGGATTTTAACTACCTTATAACAATTATAGTTACTGGAGTATTATTGACAATAATAGGGTTAAGAATAATATATGCCATGAGACAAAATGAAGAGAATAAAGTTACGGAGTTCATGGATTAA
- a CDS encoding low molecular weight protein arginine phosphatase, whose product MKKIIFVCTGNTCRSPMAEALAYKSFIDNNIDIKVMSRGILVTFPSPASEYVVEVVEKDYPEIVKHTATIFTEDEVDDGTLVLTMTDRHKDYLHMKYPRIKKHVITLKEYLGDIGDITDPYGNSKDVYVKCAEDINLLISKLVFKIKDMEELS is encoded by the coding sequence ATGAAAAAAATTATTTTTGTGTGTACAGGTAATACTTGTAGAAGCCCAATGGCTGAAGCATTAGCCTATAAGAGCTTTATTGATAATAATATTGATATAAAAGTTATGTCAAGAGGAATACTTGTAACCTTTCCTTCACCAGCCAGTGAATATGTTGTTGAAGTAGTAGAAAAGGATTATCCAGAAATCGTTAAGCATACGGCTACTATTTTTACAGAAGATGAAGTTGATGATGGAACATTAGTTCTTACTATGACAGACAGACATAAAGATTATCTGCATATGAAATATCCAAGAATCAAGAAACATGTGATAACGTTAAAAGAATACTTAGGTGATATAGGTGATATAACGGATCCATATGGCAATTCAAAAGATGTTTATGTTAAATGTGCAGAAGATATTAACTTATTAATTAGCAAATTAGTTTTTAAAATTAAAGATATGGAGGAATTATCATGA